The sequence GGAAGATtactaaaaatatatatttgtattattttagaaatttttttcataaaaaaagatCCATAGAACATGATATATAACctttaaaataaactttgttttattttattttattttatttttttttttttttttatttttttttttttttttattttttttttttaaaaataaaacctcatattaaaattaaactataaataaggattttaaaattgaaattttcattttcattttcattttaatttaaataaattgaaaaacaaaaaacaaaaaaaaaaaaaaaaaaaaatattgtttcataataaaaaataaccaaataataaataaaatgtttgaaattaataaaatttatatggATAATGCATCAGAAGATgaaagaaaaataatttcaaaatcaaaaattcaaaaaattgataaagagATATTACCAGTTTGTGCATCACCAGCATCTAATgttaatgatattgataattttcaaaataaattaaataatcaattaaatgaaaagaaaaagaagattaAAAATCAAGGTATTGTATCAATCGATAGTAATTCATTACCAATAAAGAATAAgaatgaattaattcaattcaatAAGCTATTATCAGAatcaaatggtaatttaaaaaatgaaaaaacagAGTCATTTATTAATGACAAATTAATCGTTGACAAGGATAAAAACCTGTATGGTGTTGGTAGATATGTGGATCATGTCTATTGTGTTTTTGGtaaatatcaattaaagaaatccGTTATTAAAGTCACAAAACCTGATCCAAACATTCCAATTTCCTCTTTGGATTTATTGGCAATTTATACCAAAGCATATCAATACATGTACAAGGAGCAAAAACAATGGTTTGACTATAAGAAAACTAGAATTAACATTTCAAATTCTCCTCATGGTATTTATCGTTATGGTATTAACGATATTCATTATAACGGTCTTTCAACAATCATAGAGTTTGATACTTTTTTAGTTTGCTCTTTTGATGTTGAcccaattaaataattaaaattactggtctttttaatattaaaaaaaaaaaaaaaaataaaataaagttaataataaaagattataaatttaacacaagattttttttttattttttttgtaattttaaaaatttttttttttttatttttctccTCTGTCCCATTTCccctctttttttatataaaaattaattattattattattttatttatattataattaattattattattattattattattattattattattattattattattatttttttttttttttttttttgattaatatttgaCAATTGTCAAGGGATATTTATTGGGTTTTCATTtgttaattatatattaagatttttttattgggtGGTAtagaattttaattaaaaaaaaaaaaaaaaaaatgataaaaaaaaaatattttatttttataaaaaacatGTTAAAGaagtaaaaaagaatttaatacaaaaaaacaatttgttTATgtgtattttaattatataattaattttttattattaattggtttttttaatagataaagattttaattcgTACCAcagattaattaaataaaattgaaaaaaaaaaaaaaaaaaaaaaaaaaaaaaaaaaaaaaaaaaaaaaaaaaaaaaaaaaaaggtggcatttaattttttaggaTTGACcccaagatttttttttgaaaataaattaatttttttatttttaatttttgtaatttttttttttttattttttattttttatctattatataattttaaaaaaaaaaaaaaaaaaaatttattgcaATAAAACTACAAGTAAAACATAATggagtttttaaaattaatattgtttctaataattttttatataatccATAATACTGTTtgtattttttctttaattttaataaaaaaaaaaaaaaaaaaaggataataataataattatacttttttctaaacacaGATAtggtaaaatttaaataattaattttttttttttttttttttttttttttttttttttttggaaattaaatcaatttttatcagtatattaaatttaaaaaaataaataaaaatgaattaaaaggaCCAATTCCAATTCCAATTTTAGGAAATTTATATCAACTTACAAGTGGTTTACCACACAGAGATTTAACTAAAATATCTGAAAAATATGGTGGAATTTATAGATTTTGGTTTGCTGATTTATACACTGTTGTATTATCTGATCCAATTTTGATTAGAGAAATGTTTGTTAACAATGGTGATTATTTCCTAGACAGACCAAAAATACCTTCAATAAGACATGCAACTCATTATCATGGTATTGCAAGttagtattttaaaaaaaaaaaaaaaaaaaaaaaaaaaaaacaaaaaactaaaaaaaaaattaattattaatttttttttttttttttttttaaaaaaaaaagcatcTTCTGGTGAATATTGGTTAAAAATTAGagatataattaataaagcAATGAgaaaaaccaatttaaaattaatttatgatTCATTAGATCAACaagttgataatttaattgaatcaatgaataaaattgaaagtgATGGACAAGTATTTGAACCAcgtatttattttaaaaaatatacaatGGCAGCAATgtataaattcattttcaatgaagaaataaattttaataatgaaatatctGAATTAATTGGGCCAATTGAACAAGTTTTCAAAGATTTAGGAAGTGGTAGTTTATTTgatgttttattaatatcaagaCCATTATATTATCAATGGATTGAACATACTGATAAAAATTAtccaaaaattttaaattttttaaaaaaaaaatatcatcaacatttaaaaaCTTATAATCCAGAAATTCAAAGAGatttattagatttattaattaaagaatattATAGTGgaagtgatgatgatattttaaCAATTATTGCAActataaatgatttatttttagctGGTTTGTAttaaattagttttattattttttattaaaaaatttcaattattaataaatttatttaaaataggTACTGATACAAGTAGTGCTTCATTAGAATATATGGTTATGATGTTAGTTAATTATCCAGAAATTCAAGAGAAAGTatatgatgaaattaaattaactgTTAACGGTAgaaataaagttttattatctGATAGACAATTTACACCATATACagtttcatttattaaagaaacaTTAAGATATAAACCACCATCTTCTGTTGGTGTACCAAGAACTACTTCTCAAGATATTATAATTGGTGATAAATTCATTCCAAAAGATGctcaaatttttataaattattatggaCTTTCAAGAAATCaagattattttgaaaatcctGAACAATTTGAACCATCAAGATTTATGAATCCAGATACAAATATTGCATTTTTACCATTTAGTATTGGTACAAGAAATTGTgtgtaagtaaaaaaaaattatttattttattattttttttaattatttatttaaaaattgttaaattaattttttttttttttttaagtggtCAAAATTTTGCATTAGATGAAATGTTTCTTgcattttcaaatataattttaaattttaaatttagttcAATTGATGGGAAACAAATTGATGAAACTGAATTGTATGGAGTTACATTAAGATGCaagaataaatttaatgtatccattaaaaaaagaatttaattcattgtaaaatttaataaaaaataattaattataataaataatttttaaaaaaaaaaaaaaaaaaaaaaaaaaaaaaaaaaaaaaaaaaaaggcacTGTGAGCGTGTAAATATtggattaaattttattgaatattattGTGTCCAAATTTAACccaatacaaaaaaaattataattttttattatttttattattattttcattattttttttatttttttttttattttttattttttataaaatctcAAAAATTGAGAAtaacaatgaaaaaaaaaaaaaaaaaaaaaaagaaaaaaaaagaaaagaaaaaaagtgTGTGTATTTTTTGTGCATATTGAATAGAAAATGTGTGGGGatcttaaaatttttttttaattttttttttttaataatggtgttagtattatttttttattttttattttttttttattttttttattttttttatttttttttattttttttttttgtacatTAGATTGTGAGGAGACATCTTACTCAGTTGagaaaacaataatttatttttatgattCATAGATTTACTATGTTAATCATCTATGTTGTCAGTTTTAATTcaaacattattaaaataattttttttttttaatttttttttttttattttttttttttttttttaaactgttgttgaacaaaaaaaaaaaaaaaaaaaaaaacaaaaacaaaaacaaaaaaatatttaaaccaaaaattaaaaatataaataaaaatataaaaaataaaaatataattgttgaaaagaaaaaaaaaaaaaaaacaaaaaaacaaaaaaaaaaattacttgCACACAagtggtaatttaaaaaatatggctttatttgaaattattatttcattatttgttgtttataTTATACATAATGCTGTAAGtcctattattttatattaaaaaaaataaaaataaatataattaatctaaattattattattattatttttaaaaataatcattttttaattttttaattttttatttttaaaataattattttaattaatcagatttcaaaatataaaaaaattcatgTTAATGAGTTATGTGGTCCAACCCCAATTCCAATTTTAGGAAATCTCCATCAATTTGGAGAATTACCTCATAGAGTATTAACAAAGATGACTAAAAAGTATGGCCATATTTTAAGGGTTTATATGGCAGACATGTACACTGTTGTTGTATCTGATCCATTATTAATTAGAGAAATGTATGTTGATAATTCTGATATTTTCACCGATAGAGTTAAAAAACCAGTAtgtatcaaaattaaataattaataaattgtgtgttaatttattttttttttaattattaattatttatttattaattattaattattaattattttatttaaaaaataaaaaatttataaataattaataataataattaattaaaataattaataatttaaaaaaaaaaaaaaaattaattattaattattaattatttatttattaattattaattattaattattttatttaaaaaattaaaaatttaaatagtcAGTTGAACATGGAACATTTTATCATGGTACAGTTACAAGTTATGGTGAACATTGGAAAAACAATAGAGAAATTGTTGGTAAAGCAATgagaaaaacaaatttaaaacatattTATGAATTATTAGATAAACAAGTTGATGTATTAATAAGATCaatgaaatcaattgaaaccaGTGGTAAAACATTTGATACTCGTTATTATATTACAAAATTTACAATGTCAGCAatgtttaaatttcttttcaatCATGATATTCCAGAGGATGAAGATATTAATAAAGGTGATACACAAAAATTGATGGGTCCAATGTCTGAGGTTTTTCAAAATGCTGGTAGAGGTAGTTTATTTGATGTCATAAATATTACTCAACCACtttatcttttatatttAGAAATGTTTGATCAAagttttaaagatattatgAAATATCATAGAGAGAAATATAATGAACATTTAAAAACCTTTGATCCAGATGTTGAAAGAGATTTacttgatattttaattaaagaatatggtactgataatgatgataaaattttatcaattttggcaacaattaatgattttttctTAGCAGGTTTGTATTTATaagtatttattattattattatttaaaaaaataatattctaattttttttttttttttttttttttttttttaaaggtgTTGATACAAGTTCAACTGCTTTAGAATCAATGGTATTGATGTTAACAAATTATCCAGAAATTCAAGAAAAAGCATTTGATGAAATAAAGACAGTTGTAAATGGTAGAAGTAAAGTTAATTTATCAGATAGACAATCAACACCTTATTTAGTTGCTGTAATAAAAGAAACATTAAGATATAAACCAATGTCACCATTTGGTTTACCAAGATCTTCATCAAAGGATTGTATGATTGGTGGTCATTTCATTCCAAAGAATgcacaaattttaattaattatcaaGCACTTGGAATGAATGAAGAATATTATGAAAATCCAGAACAATTTGATCCATcaagatttttaaaagttgaatCAAATGTTGCATTTTTACCATTTAGTATTGGTATTAGAAGTTGTGTGTatgtataattaatttttaaaaaaaattaaaaaataaacaattaattaatcaattaaattatttttttataggGGTCAAAGTTTTGCTCAAGATGAGCTATACATTTGTATTTcaaatattcttttaaattttaaattaaaatcaattgacgGTAAAAAGATTGATGAAACTGAGGAATATGGCCTCAcactaaaaactaaaaatagattCAATGTAACTCttgaaaaaagaattatctaatttttatatttatttaaataattataataataataataaaaaaaaaaaaaaaaaaaaaaaaaaaaaaaaaaaaaaaaacctaatttaaaaaaaaactatttaacttcaaaaacaaaaaaaaggattCATTGTGactcaaaaaagaaataacaaattttttaatatattttttaaataattaaaataaaaaaaaaaaaaaaaaaaaaaaaaaaaaacaattaaaaatataaaattaataaaaatactagTTAACGCGATAACcttatttttattggtttgatatttaactttattattcaagaatttcattttttactttcaaatttaataaagatttttttttatttttttttaaaaaagagggttggttttttttttttttttcaatttgaaaaGAATCTTTACTTTTGaagatatttataaattactataattaatttttattttttttaattttatttttttatttttttttggcatattttatggtttttttttttgattttataattaaatttttttttttttttttttttttaatttcataaaatcaatttttaaaaaaatgatatttgGCATCATTGtgtatctatttttaatttatattttacatAATGCTgtaagtatttttttattattttttcttttttttattttctaaaaaatttaaaaaacatgtTAGtctaccaaaaaaaaaaaaaaaaaaaaataaaaaaaaaaaaataaaaataaaagtattcaaaatataaaagattaaatgaaaatcaattacCAGGTCCTTTTCCAATTCCTATATTGGGCAACATTTATCAGTTAACCAATTTACCTCATTTTGATTTAACAAAGATGAGTGAAAAATATGGTAAAATCTTTAGAATTTATTTAGCAGACTTATATACAGTTATTGTTTGTGATCCAATAATTGCAAGAGAGCTATTTGTTGACAAGTTTGACAATTTCATTGACAGACCAAAAATACCAGtatgtaaaattttttttttttttataatagtttttatttcttttttttttaataataataaataagattaattaattaaataaataaaataaaataaatagtcAGTAAAACATGGAACATTTTATCATGGTACAGTAGCATCAATGGGTGATAAttggaaaaataataaagagatTGTTGGTAAGGCAATGAGAAAGACCAATTTAAAAcatatttatcaattattggaTGATCAAGTTGATGTATTAATTGAATCGATGAGAACCATTGAATCCAGTGGTGAAACATTTGATCCACGTTATTATTTAACCAAATTTACAATGTCAGCAatgtttaaatatattttcaatgaAGATATTTCCAAAGATGAAGATGTGCATAATGGTCAATTAGCACAATTAATGAAACCAATGCAAAAGGTATTCAAAGATTTCGGTACTGGTAGTTTATTTGATGTTTTAGAGATAACAAGACCATTGTATTTCTTATATTTAGAATGGTTTACAAGtcattattatcaagttattaattttggtaaaatgaaaatttataaacATTTAGAAACTTACAAACCAGATGTTCAAAGAGACTTAATGGATCTATTGATTAAAGAATATGGTACAGAAACTGATGatcaaattttatcaatCTCTGCAACAGTTAGTGATTTCTTTTTAGCTGGTGTTGATACTTCTGCAACTTCTTTAGAATTAATTGTAATGATGTTAATTAATTATCCAGAATATCAAGAGAAAGcttataatgaaattaaatcagcattatcatcaa comes from Dictyostelium discoideum AX4 chromosome 2 chromosome, whole genome shotgun sequence and encodes:
- the CYP508A1-2 gene encoding cytochrome P450 family protein translates to MALFEIIISLFVVYIIHNAISKYKKIHVNELCGPTPIPILGNLHQFGELPHRVLTKMTKKYGHILRVYMADMYTVVVSDPLLIREMYVDNSDIFTDRVKKPSVEHGTFYHGTVTSYGEHWKNNREIVGKAMRKTNLKHIYELLDKQVDVLIRSMKSIETSGKTFDTRYYITKFTMSAMFKFLFNHDIPEDEDINKGDTQKLMGPMSEVFQNAGRGSLFDVINITQPLYLLYLEMFDQSFKDIMKYHREKYNEHLKTFDPDVERDLLDILIKEYGTDNDDKILSILATINDFFLAGVDTSSTALESMVLMLTNYPEIQEKAFDEIKTVVNGRSKVNLSDRQSTPYLVAVIKETLRYKPMSPFGLPRSSSKDCMIGGHFIPKNAQILINYQALGMNEEYYENPEQFDPSRFLKVESNVAFLPFSIGIRSCVGQSFAQDELYICISNILLNFKLKSIDGKKIDETEEYGLTLKTKNRFNVTLEKRII
- the CYP508A3-2 gene encoding cytochrome P450 family protein gives rise to the protein MEFLKLILFLIIFYIIHNTYIKFKKINKNELKGPIPIPILGNLYQLTSGLPHRDLTKISEKYGGIYRFWFADLYTVVLSDPILIREMFVNNGDYFLDRPKIPSIRHATHYHGIATSSGEYWLKIRDIINKAMRKTNLKLIYDSLDQQVDNLIESMNKIESDGQVFEPRIYFKKYTMAAMYKFIFNEEINFNNEISELIGPIEQVFKDLGSGSLFDVLLISRPLYYQWIEHTDKNYPKILNFLKKKYHQHLKTYNPEIQRDLLDLLIKEYYSGSDDDILTIIATINDLFLAGTDTSSASLEYMVMMLVNYPEIQEKVYDEIKLTVNGRNKVLLSDRQFTPYTVSFIKETLRYKPPSSVGVPRTTSQDIIIGDKFIPKDAQIFINYYGLSRNQDYFENPEQFEPSRFMNPDTNIAFLPFSIGTRNCVGQNFALDEMFLAFSNIILNFKFSSIDGKQIDETELYGVTLRCKNKFNVSIKKRI
- the CYP508A2-2 gene encoding cytochrome P450 family protein, whose translation is MIFGIIVYLFLIYILHNAYSKYKRLNENQLPGPFPIPILGNIYQLTNLPHFDLTKMSEKYGKIFRIYLADLYTVIVCDPIIARELFVDKFDNFIDRPKIPSVKHGTFYHGTVASMGDNWKNNKEIVGKAMRKTNLKHIYQLLDDQVDVLIESMRTIESSGETFDPRYYLTKFTMSAMFKYIFNEDISKDEDVHNGQLAQLMKPMQKVFKDFGTGSLFDVLEITRPLYFLYLEWFTSHYYQVINFGKMKIYKHLETYKPDVQRDLMDLLIKEYGTETDDQILSISATVSDFFLAGVDTSATSLELIVMMLINYPEYQEKAYNEIKSALSSNGGGGGGGLTQRNKVLLSDRQSTPFVVSLFKETLRYKPISPFGLPRSTTSDIILNNGQFIPKNAQILINYHALSRNEEYFENPNQFDPTRFLNSDSNPAFMPFSIGPRNCVGSNFAQDEIYIALSNMILNFKFKSIDGKPVDETQTYGLTLKPNPFKVILEKRK